In Stieleria varia, one genomic interval encodes:
- a CDS encoding serine/threonine protein kinase, translating into MSIALSEFWTRLVQAGIVEVSDCKTLASKFSESHGSPPADASQLAAFLTQIRVLTGFQASHILGESAPNLRLGKFLLRGDQGTKPLSHWLPVSDVSVSLPVATILSPTHASDDETGRDGFLLRVPLDQLGDSRRQWLAAHAAIDAASLQPIRLSGDEAGNLEIFSPLPGGRCLLSLVEKSAKRIKRQQVVAIGRDLAHALAALHERSMPHGAVRLDHVWLTKSGRAILLRDPSGPALSPHQDASAAWIDCVESPGGYAAPELADPAATPTAQSDLYSLGCLLLTLISGSKPFHGNTLAEELAAQVQYTPQPLVQAVEQGEAGDPVLRVLAFALAKNPASRFASATQFADALSTADALISDKRSQATGEPAPTTAETPPPVSKAQSPASELPPEPPKKKRRRDAVVASAPSVAPPAVDSPSTVVAPPVDSHTPSVLAPSVLAPSVPAPSVPAPSVPAPSVLAPTSMPPVEPAAPLATSTAAPPIPESSVDSPAEAQPSQSAAEAARRRRRKRTNRVPVLIGLMVLPVLMLMLALFLRTRPPTKPEPYRPPSIKNVPTVASSRRDVAPPPPPKPPAQNPGGFQVVDSDQLLFVPPLPGGDQPPSSPPLALLPPGPAIILSARLSELQASDAGRELIESLAPDLQALIESAVVRTGVTDDQIERISAAFHAGTGGWPEISLAVQLRQSLPVSTLAGAWSAEPSMTGEGVTLYAGDDPKADAYYLGESDQGPSDKGSLPPDAMVRSFAVGSLDRIREVAAEQGAPILLPRTSETLWNSTSDQSHLVVLVTPNFLFADGREMLRSTVPSLVQPLKRVLIPDVAGMTLSAHAVPDQLYLEMRMLPSGGVNQGQLLGTIRNEIDSWGAWADSFVADTVPDASWRLLAARLPLMVRFVAANTRSGISDQAVVANTYLPANAAAQVSLATLLAMNTPEGVSLAAVETTTEKPLTVDEMLDRKMSISFTQESLEFAILAVVDEFRQTLPAGSTMPKARIIGSDLEKNGITQNQQIRGFEKTNMALRQVLTDIVLGANPDKTATGPQDPKQSLVWVVHPIGKPASETEILITTRDAAEGKYELPKEFVIP; encoded by the coding sequence ATGTCGATCGCACTGAGCGAATTTTGGACGCGTCTGGTGCAGGCCGGCATCGTTGAGGTGAGCGACTGCAAAACGCTGGCTTCCAAGTTCAGCGAAAGCCACGGCAGTCCGCCCGCCGACGCATCGCAATTGGCAGCGTTTTTAACGCAAATCCGCGTGCTCACGGGTTTTCAAGCCTCGCATATCCTGGGTGAATCGGCCCCCAACCTGCGTCTGGGAAAGTTTCTCCTGCGTGGCGATCAAGGCACCAAGCCGCTCTCTCACTGGCTGCCCGTGTCCGATGTCTCGGTCAGTTTGCCGGTTGCAACGATTCTGTCGCCCACGCACGCCTCGGATGACGAAACCGGCCGAGACGGGTTTCTGCTCCGTGTGCCCCTGGATCAGTTGGGGGACAGCCGCCGACAGTGGTTGGCGGCACACGCAGCAATCGATGCCGCATCCCTGCAGCCGATCCGATTGTCTGGCGACGAAGCGGGAAATCTGGAGATCTTTTCACCGCTGCCCGGCGGCCGCTGCCTTCTCTCATTGGTCGAGAAATCCGCCAAACGCATCAAGCGGCAACAAGTGGTCGCGATCGGTCGCGACTTGGCTCACGCCTTGGCGGCACTGCACGAGCGATCCATGCCGCACGGCGCCGTGCGGTTGGATCACGTGTGGCTGACCAAATCAGGACGCGCGATCTTGCTGCGCGACCCCTCAGGCCCGGCGTTGTCACCCCACCAAGACGCTTCCGCCGCCTGGATCGACTGTGTCGAGTCGCCCGGCGGCTACGCGGCACCCGAATTGGCCGACCCCGCGGCAACACCGACGGCGCAAAGCGATCTCTACTCGTTGGGGTGCCTCCTGCTGACCTTGATCTCCGGCAGCAAACCGTTCCATGGCAACACATTGGCGGAGGAACTCGCTGCGCAAGTTCAGTACACACCCCAACCATTGGTCCAAGCCGTCGAGCAAGGCGAAGCGGGCGATCCCGTCCTGCGCGTGCTCGCCTTTGCCCTGGCCAAAAACCCAGCCTCCCGTTTTGCGTCCGCGACCCAGTTTGCCGATGCACTGTCCACCGCCGACGCTTTGATCAGCGACAAACGAAGTCAAGCGACTGGCGAACCGGCACCGACCACAGCCGAAACACCACCACCTGTATCCAAAGCCCAATCGCCCGCCTCGGAGTTGCCACCGGAACCACCCAAGAAAAAACGCAGACGTGACGCGGTCGTTGCCAGTGCGCCATCGGTCGCACCACCAGCAGTCGATTCGCCATCAACAGTCGTCGCACCGCCGGTAGACTCGCACACACCCAGCGTTCTGGCACCCAGCGTTCTGGCACCCAGCGTTCCAGCACCCAGCGTTCCAGCACCCAGCGTTCCAGCACCCAGCGTTCTGGCACCCACCAGCATGCCACCGGTCGAACCGGCCGCACCACTGGCCACGTCAACCGCCGCGCCCCCGATCCCCGAATCCTCCGTGGACTCGCCGGCGGAGGCCCAGCCGAGTCAATCTGCGGCAGAAGCCGCACGGCGGCGGCGACGCAAACGAACCAATCGTGTTCCGGTCTTGATCGGCCTGATGGTATTGCCCGTGTTGATGCTGATGTTGGCGTTGTTCCTTCGTACGCGACCGCCGACGAAGCCCGAACCGTATCGACCACCCAGCATCAAGAACGTTCCCACGGTGGCAAGCAGCCGACGTGATGTTGCGCCACCGCCTCCGCCCAAGCCGCCGGCGCAGAACCCCGGCGGATTCCAAGTCGTCGATAGTGATCAGTTGTTGTTCGTTCCTCCGCTGCCTGGCGGTGATCAGCCGCCATCCTCTCCGCCCCTGGCTCTGTTGCCACCGGGACCCGCGATCATCCTCAGCGCACGCCTGAGTGAATTGCAAGCCAGTGATGCCGGTCGAGAACTGATCGAATCGCTCGCGCCGGACCTGCAGGCTCTGATCGAGAGTGCGGTCGTTCGAACAGGGGTGACCGACGATCAAATCGAACGTATCTCAGCGGCCTTTCACGCCGGCACCGGCGGATGGCCAGAAATTTCTCTCGCTGTACAACTGAGACAAAGCCTTCCCGTGTCGACATTGGCGGGCGCGTGGTCGGCTGAACCATCGATGACCGGCGAAGGTGTCACGTTGTATGCCGGTGATGACCCCAAAGCCGATGCCTACTACCTCGGCGAAAGCGATCAAGGGCCTAGCGACAAAGGCAGTTTGCCGCCCGATGCGATGGTCCGTTCCTTTGCCGTCGGTTCACTGGACCGAATTCGCGAAGTCGCTGCTGAGCAAGGTGCACCGATCCTGTTGCCCCGCACATCGGAAACACTTTGGAACAGCACCAGTGATCAATCGCATTTGGTCGTGCTGGTCACGCCGAACTTCCTTTTTGCCGACGGGCGTGAGATGCTCCGGTCGACAGTTCCCTCACTGGTACAGCCGCTCAAACGTGTCTTGATACCCGATGTCGCGGGCATGACATTGTCGGCTCATGCTGTCCCCGATCAGCTTTATTTGGAAATGCGAATGCTGCCCAGCGGCGGTGTCAATCAAGGTCAGTTGCTCGGCACGATCCGCAACGAGATCGATTCCTGGGGCGCGTGGGCCGACTCCTTCGTTGCTGATACCGTCCCCGATGCGTCTTGGCGTTTGCTGGCCGCACGCTTGCCATTGATGGTCCGATTCGTCGCGGCCAACACTCGATCGGGAATCTCAGATCAAGCCGTCGTGGCCAACACGTACCTGCCGGCCAATGCCGCCGCTCAAGTCTCCTTGGCGACGTTGTTGGCAATGAACACTCCCGAAGGCGTCTCGCTGGCTGCCGTCGAAACAACGACCGAAAAGCCCTTGACCGTCGACGAAATGCTCGACCGCAAGATGTCGATTTCGTTCACCCAAGAATCGCTCGAGTTTGCCATCCTGGCCGTCGTGGATGAGTTCAGGCAAACTCTGCCGGCAGGCTCGACGATGCCCAAAGCACGGATCATCGGTAGCGACTTGGAGAAGAATGGGATCACTCAGAACCAACAAATCCGCGGCTTTGAAAAGACGAACATGGCGCTCCGCCAAGTCTTGACCGATATCGTTCTGGGGGCCAACCCCGACAAGACGGCTACCGGCCCGCAAGATCCCAAGCAGTCACTCGTGTGGGTTGTTCATCCGATAGGAAAGCCCGCGTCGGAAACCGAAATCCTGATCACGACGCGCGACGCAGCCGAGGGAAAATACGAGTTGCCTAAAGAGTTCGTGATCCCCTAG
- a CDS encoding lysylphosphatidylglycerol synthase transmembrane domain-containing protein, which yields MTILLAMHNHRTILINLAKFAIPVGIIAYLLYRITPEQWQALTENPKNYPLLISALLIAVCAISISFVRWCMLVRCQGIEFTMLEAFRLGSICFLLNFVSAGSVGGDLFKAIFLAQRRPGKRIAAVASVLVDRGVGLYGVVLLAAGAFLVYRVDPNSDAYDNMNRIKAGTAVVALTGTTVLMFLVFGGAMVDRLIRWGSRLPVVGGLVLKIGPPLRMFHHHPIAFGASIVMSLIVHSMLVLSIYLIARALYPSVPTLGEHFVIVPIGMIASALPIAPAGLGVFEGMIEWLYHAIPAVPTNASGTVVALVFEIVKLVLAVIGIVFYWTAGAEVRQSLEKAEHVGEGVETGESDEG from the coding sequence GTGACTATCTTGCTGGCGATGCACAACCACCGCACGATTCTGATCAACCTCGCGAAGTTCGCGATTCCTGTGGGGATTATCGCGTACTTGCTGTATCGGATCACACCGGAGCAATGGCAGGCGCTCACCGAGAATCCCAAGAATTATCCATTGCTGATCAGCGCCTTGCTGATCGCGGTCTGTGCGATCTCGATCTCCTTTGTCCGTTGGTGCATGCTGGTCCGCTGTCAGGGCATTGAATTCACGATGCTGGAAGCGTTTCGGCTCGGATCGATTTGTTTTTTGTTGAACTTTGTCTCCGCGGGCAGCGTCGGCGGTGACTTGTTCAAAGCGATTTTTTTGGCGCAGCGTCGACCGGGCAAGCGGATCGCGGCGGTGGCGTCGGTGCTGGTTGATCGTGGCGTCGGACTCTACGGCGTGGTCTTGCTGGCCGCCGGGGCTTTTCTGGTTTACCGGGTCGATCCGAACAGCGACGCTTATGACAACATGAATCGGATCAAGGCGGGCACAGCGGTTGTGGCGTTGACCGGGACCACGGTGCTAATGTTTCTCGTTTTCGGCGGTGCGATGGTGGACCGCTTGATTCGATGGGGCAGTCGCCTGCCGGTGGTCGGCGGTTTGGTTCTCAAGATCGGACCACCGTTGAGAATGTTTCATCATCACCCGATTGCGTTCGGTGCTTCGATCGTGATGAGTCTGATCGTGCATTCGATGTTGGTGCTGAGCATCTATTTGATTGCCCGTGCGTTGTACCCATCGGTGCCGACATTGGGAGAGCATTTCGTCATCGTGCCGATCGGAATGATCGCTTCGGCGCTGCCCATCGCACCGGCCGGTCTGGGCGTTTTTGAGGGCATGATCGAATGGCTATACCATGCGATTCCGGCGGTTCCCACCAATGCATCGGGAACGGTGGTCGCGTTGGTGTTCGAGATCGTCAAGCTCGTGTTGGCAGTCATCGGGATCGTGTTTTACTGGACCGCCGGGGCAGAGGTTCGTCAAAGCCTGGAGAAAGCGGAGCATGTCGGCGAGGGTGTCGAAACGGGCGAGTCTGATGAAGGCTGA
- a CDS encoding ABC transporter permease, translating to MKPYLAVLIDSFHSAMSSRILWIAFFAIWAFLALLAPIGYQEDYTTTFRWMELQNGTQMKAMLARGLIDPSEKEKPLGRLVASFPDELKDRLRQVGVDEIRIRKDVLADALNDAIDDEGWYDAEAWKSTLRLRELRELDELPDAEITDSQRRRRARLRIEAALPGIFAARTPRSITLSYAGFALPSEFAIGKPQFITLANQFILPLLMNWLLGLALIFVGILVTSSMIPDMLQPGSLHLLLSKPISRTMLLLSKFVGGCAFVLLCVTQLVVGLWLIAGLRLDIWNARILWCIPVSVFLFSVYFSVSLLAGLRWRSPILSIGVTCIFAAVVMIIGFVGGFFDGNVTGPDTIQSVVVNGDAVVVATRGGSVKRWDDANDRWDVLVDGKGRDADVILAPTVLDNDHIATARISGGRFNPFGSGTLNLLVLNRDDDWKPESALRLPIATRRLYSIDDKWMMALNTTGLAVVERQSVLDSAGLQENDPGDQKVTSDGSTTSSEVSAETQSESVPDLATRLGNLFRMQGGPTDKFRPILPSTVALALPARVVVTDDQTSLIVYTRGRLMRLKLPESMEQRCEVIAERTIEGDESLPTVLAVSGDRILLARDDEAARVLDANTLDEIQTLSWQDSSAVVISVAGMGVRNRFVLVNSDGQAAIAAEESGTWQCRDLTIDDVTALSYDAKTDVLAVAHDVDQVDLLGAADLKRRDRLQPQLQDWRFTERYFITPLRTLTPQTVELTGTVGALISGKSSFALVQEAQEERDVIQRKMVRPLVSCSAFILVMLTISCVYFSTRDF from the coding sequence ATGAAACCTTATCTTGCCGTACTGATCGATTCGTTTCACTCGGCGATGTCATCGCGGATTCTGTGGATCGCCTTTTTCGCAATCTGGGCGTTCCTCGCCCTGCTGGCACCGATCGGGTATCAGGAAGATTACACGACGACGTTCCGCTGGATGGAGTTGCAAAACGGAACGCAGATGAAAGCCATGTTGGCGCGGGGTCTGATCGACCCATCCGAAAAGGAAAAACCGCTGGGACGTCTTGTCGCCAGCTTTCCCGACGAGCTCAAAGATCGATTACGGCAAGTCGGTGTGGATGAAATCCGAATTCGCAAAGATGTCTTGGCCGACGCCCTCAATGATGCGATCGATGACGAGGGTTGGTATGACGCGGAAGCTTGGAAATCGACGCTGCGTCTGCGTGAACTACGCGAGTTGGACGAGTTGCCCGATGCGGAGATCACGGATTCGCAACGGCGGCGGCGAGCGAGGTTGAGGATCGAAGCGGCGTTGCCTGGGATCTTTGCCGCCCGAACTCCGCGTTCGATCACGCTTTCCTATGCCGGGTTTGCGTTGCCGTCAGAATTCGCGATCGGCAAACCTCAGTTCATCACACTGGCCAACCAGTTCATTCTGCCGCTGCTGATGAATTGGCTGCTGGGGCTGGCGTTGATCTTCGTCGGCATCCTGGTCACGTCGTCGATGATCCCCGACATGTTGCAACCCGGTTCGCTGCACCTGTTGCTGAGCAAACCGATTTCGCGAACGATGTTGCTGTTGAGCAAGTTTGTCGGAGGCTGCGCGTTCGTCCTACTGTGTGTGACGCAGCTGGTCGTTGGATTGTGGTTGATCGCTGGCCTGAGACTGGACATTTGGAACGCCAGGATCCTGTGGTGCATTCCCGTGTCGGTGTTCTTGTTCTCGGTCTATTTCAGCGTCTCTCTGTTGGCGGGACTTCGCTGGCGATCGCCCATCTTGTCGATCGGCGTGACCTGCATCTTTGCTGCGGTGGTGATGATCATCGGATTCGTCGGCGGTTTCTTTGACGGCAACGTCACCGGACCCGACACGATTCAAAGTGTCGTCGTCAACGGCGACGCGGTGGTCGTCGCAACGCGTGGCGGCAGCGTCAAACGCTGGGATGATGCGAACGATCGCTGGGATGTGTTGGTGGATGGCAAGGGACGTGACGCAGATGTGATTTTGGCGCCCACCGTACTGGACAATGACCACATCGCGACAGCGCGAATTTCTGGCGGGCGATTCAACCCATTCGGCTCGGGGACATTGAATCTACTGGTGCTCAACCGAGATGACGATTGGAAACCGGAGTCCGCGTTGAGGTTGCCGATCGCAACGCGTCGCCTCTACTCGATCGACGACAAATGGATGATGGCACTCAACACCACGGGGTTGGCCGTGGTCGAGCGGCAGTCCGTCCTGGACTCAGCGGGGCTGCAGGAAAACGATCCGGGCGATCAGAAAGTCACTTCTGACGGTTCAACAACATCGTCGGAGGTGTCAGCGGAAACGCAATCGGAGAGCGTCCCCGACTTGGCGACTCGTTTGGGCAATCTGTTTCGCATGCAAGGTGGCCCGACTGATAAGTTCCGTCCGATCCTGCCGAGCACCGTCGCGCTCGCTTTGCCCGCACGTGTTGTTGTGACCGATGATCAAACGTCGCTCATCGTCTACACGCGTGGACGACTGATGCGGCTGAAACTGCCTGAGTCGATGGAGCAACGCTGCGAGGTGATCGCGGAACGAACCATCGAGGGAGACGAGTCGCTGCCGACCGTTTTGGCCGTCAGCGGCGACAGGATTCTGTTGGCGCGGGATGACGAAGCGGCGCGGGTGCTGGATGCGAACACACTCGATGAGATCCAGACGCTGTCTTGGCAAGACTCATCTGCGGTAGTGATTTCGGTGGCGGGAATGGGCGTGCGGAATCGATTTGTGTTGGTCAACAGTGACGGCCAGGCGGCGATCGCAGCGGAGGAATCGGGGACCTGGCAATGCCGTGACTTGACGATTGATGACGTGACCGCTCTGTCGTATGACGCGAAAACGGATGTCTTGGCCGTCGCGCACGATGTCGACCAAGTTGATTTGCTTGGTGCCGCAGATTTGAAACGGCGAGACCGTTTGCAGCCACAGTTACAGGACTGGCGGTTCACGGAACGCTATTTCATCACACCGCTGAGAACATTGACCCCGCAAACGGTGGAGCTGACGGGCACCGTTGGAGCGTTGATCAGCGGCAAATCGTCTTTTGCTTTGGTTCAGGAGGCGCAGGAGGAGCGGGATGTGATTCAACGCAAGATGGTCCGTCCGCTGGTCAGTTGCAGTGCGTTCATTCTGGTGATGCTGACGATTAGTTGCGTCTATTTCTCCACGCGTGACTTTTAA